In Fusarium musae strain F31 chromosome 7, whole genome shotgun sequence, a single window of DNA contains:
- a CDS encoding hypothetical protein (MEROPS:MER0014006): MRSLAFLAVLLVVSIASAAAAATPQHKARKGFSLEATKNSNSKPDFVREWVAAHQKWGKGVSPETLSAFSLLDDDGRVDVKPLGADEIYIADVKVGNPPQTLKMALDTGSADLWVQSTDTIYRANPEGPWAPRYKPNSSKTSRRLRDAEWEVEYVDGTHANGIVYLDTVRLGDFELNNTAIQSAQIVAPRFERETELTGILGLAKSLPSNIDPPTPSLLDKLRPLLADPVFTVDMRRNATGRFDFGYIDESRAKDNISWMATREDSPHWDITFDTTAWTGLRQVWMAHTFEATIDTGTTLLFLPGDLASMYWYDVPDMRVDPRLGDSFTFPCKFSNDLPHLMFKVPGTEHVLRIPGPYLSYSTTDNDSDYCWGGLQSAESLGVTIIGDIALKALYVAFDLENNKVGFANKDLDDIDDW, encoded by the exons ATGAGGAGCCTGGCTTTTCTTGCTGTGCTCTTGGTAGTCAGCattgcttctgctgctgctgctgccactCCTCAGCACAAAGCTCGCAAGGGCTTTTCTCTTGAGGCTACAAAGAACTCGAATTCCAAGCCCGATTTCGTTCGAGAATGGGTCGCAGCTCATCAGAAATGGGGCAAGGGTGTCTCCCCAGAGACTTTGTCTGCATTCTCGCTTCTTGATGACG ATGGTCGTGTCGATGTGAAGCCCCTTGGGGCAGATGAAATCTACATCGCCGACGTCAAAGTTGGAAATCCGCCTCAGACTCTCAAGATGGCCCTCGACACTGGCTCTGCAGACTT GTGGGTGCAATCTACTGACACAATCTATCGAGCCAACCCTGAAGGTCCTTGGGCTCCTCGATACAAGCCCAACTCTTCCAAGACATCTCGCCGACTTCGCGATGCCGAATGGGAAGTCGAGTATG TTGACGGAACTCATGCTAATGGCATCGTCTACCTCGATACCGTCCGCCTGGGAGATTTTGAACTCAATAATACTGCCATCCAGTCTGCCCAGATCGTTGCTCCTCGCTTCGAGCGTGAAACTGAACTCACAGGCATCTTGGGCCTTGCCAAGTCTCTTCCAAGCAACATCGATCCTCCGACTCCGTCTCTCCTTGATAAACTTCGTCCTCTACTGGCTGATCCGGTTTTTACTGTTGACATGCGTCGAAATGCGACAGGTCGCTTCGATTTCGGTTACATTGACGAGAGCCGTGCCAAGGACAACATTTCATGGATGGCCACACGGGAGGATAGCCCCCATTGGGACATCACATTCGATACAACAGCCTGGACCGGCCTTCGTCAAGTCTGGATGGCTCACACCTTTGAGGCTACTATCGACACGGGAACTACACTGCTCTTTTTGCCCGGGGATCTGGCCAGTATGTACTGGTACGACGTTCCAGACATGCGTGTTGATCCCCGTCTCGGCGACTCGTTCACGTTCCCTTGCAAGTTTTCCAACGATCTTCCACACCTGATGTTCAAGGTGCCAGGCACCGAGCACGTTCTGAGGATTCCTGGGCCGTACCTCAGCTACAGCACAACCGACAACGATTCGGACTACTGCTGGGGCGGTTTGCAGAGTGCAGAGAGCTTGGGTGTAACCATCATTGGCGATATTGCGCTCAAGGCCTTGTA